In the genome of Solibacillus isronensis, one region contains:
- a CDS encoding YqcI/YcgG family protein: MITKGQALLTKEDFHNRTDLPSWLYKEYETFHNTVTDKTFPCFFGMSGELKGELRYAYITQDDWSNLPHAVEGFLDLFKQPNYKRHGLFVFVEPFVQEGALDDYRQQFWDILQYLHTVDKVEWPKNSPRDPDHYLWDFHFAGEPIFVFGNAPAYKKRKTRHLGNAMVLGFQPRKIFQGLEGTEKGGIMSREKVRKRVEVWDQLPKHPDIGHFGDPTHNEWKQSFIGDDIIPIQGKCPFQHKSLL; this comes from the coding sequence ATGATTACGAAAGGGCAGGCACTATTAACAAAAGAAGATTTCCATAATCGAACGGATTTGCCAAGTTGGCTCTATAAAGAATATGAAACTTTTCATAATACCGTAACGGATAAAACATTCCCTTGCTTTTTTGGAATGAGCGGCGAACTAAAAGGTGAACTTCGCTATGCGTATATTACACAAGACGACTGGAGCAACTTACCTCACGCAGTAGAAGGTTTTTTAGATTTATTTAAACAGCCTAATTATAAAAGACACGGTCTCTTTGTATTTGTTGAGCCTTTTGTACAAGAAGGGGCGCTAGATGATTATCGTCAGCAGTTTTGGGATATCCTCCAGTACCTACATACAGTCGATAAAGTAGAATGGCCGAAAAACAGTCCTCGTGATCCGGATCATTACTTGTGGGATTTTCATTTCGCTGGAGAGCCGATCTTTGTGTTTGGAAATGCTCCTGCATATAAGAAACGCAAAACCCGCCATTTAGGAAATGCAATGGTACTTGGATTTCAGCCGCGTAAAATATTCCAAGGTTTAGAGGGTACTGAAAAAGGCGGGATTATGTCGAGGGAGAAAGTGCGGAAACGTGTGGAAGTTTGGGATCAGCTTCCGAAGCATCCTGATATCGGCCACTTTGGAGATCCGACACATAACGAATGGAAACAATCTTTTATCGGAGACGATATTATACCTATTCAAGGAAAATGTCCTTTCCAGCATAAATCATTGCTATGA
- a CDS encoding DegV family protein: MRKIILSTDSGADLPKELVEKYQIQIAPMHIIMDGKDYLDGELSVEEVFDYYNRTKKIPSTAATNVQEYYNLFSKIRSDFPDSIIIHIGCTSKASVTFQSAVIAAKEFEDLFLIDSLNITGGLAAIVMYAAILLENEPCIDHIRLIEKIESFVPKTRLAILPGSLDFLKAGGRVSNLVYLGGALLKIKPCIELKEGNLVSKRNYRGKMSVVAEKFMRDFLNEYNIDRKLLFLIYSIGLDESIKNRMVEIAKGKGFENVKWMQAGAGISTHAGPGGVGIAGLEC; the protein is encoded by the coding sequence ATGAGAAAGATTATTTTATCAACTGACAGTGGAGCAGATTTACCGAAAGAACTGGTTGAAAAATATCAAATTCAAATAGCTCCAATGCATATCATTATGGATGGGAAAGATTATTTGGACGGGGAACTCTCTGTAGAGGAAGTTTTTGATTATTATAATCGGACTAAGAAAATCCCATCTACTGCAGCTACTAATGTACAGGAATATTATAATTTATTTTCAAAAATTAGATCCGATTTTCCGGATAGTATTATTATTCATATTGGGTGTACATCAAAAGCATCTGTCACTTTTCAAAGCGCGGTAATTGCAGCAAAAGAATTTGAAGATCTTTTCCTTATTGACTCATTAAATATAACGGGTGGATTAGCTGCAATCGTCATGTATGCAGCCATTTTGCTTGAAAATGAACCTTGCATTGACCATATTCGTTTAATAGAGAAAATAGAATCCTTTGTTCCGAAAACACGGCTTGCGATTCTTCCAGGAAGTCTCGATTTTTTGAAAGCAGGGGGAAGGGTCAGCAATCTTGTTTATCTTGGGGGAGCATTGTTGAAAATAAAGCCTTGTATTGAATTAAAAGAGGGGAACCTTGTTTCAAAAAGAAACTATCGCGGGAAGATGAGTGTTGTAGCAGAAAAGTTTATGCGTGATTTTTTAAATGAATATAATATTGATAGAAAACTGCTATTTTTGATTTACTCAATCGGACTTGATGAAAGTATTAAAAATCGGATGGTTGAAATTGCAAAGGGGAAAGGATTCGAAAATGTGAAGTGGATGCAAGCGGGAGCTGGAATATCTACACATGCTGGTCCAGGAGGAGTAGGGATTGCAGGATTAGAATGTTAG
- a CDS encoding DUF2829 domain-containing protein — MTFEEILPRLKNGEKIIRKGWGGAELYVKYVPATTLDGLDMNPYFVINVTGEGYTMFTPTVCDILADDWEIVL; from the coding sequence ATGACATTTGAAGAAATTTTGCCTCGTTTAAAAAATGGAGAGAAAATAATCCGTAAAGGCTGGGGCGGTGCTGAACTATATGTAAAGTATGTGCCTGCGACTACATTGGATGGTTTGGATATGAACCCTTATTTTGTTATTAATGTAACTGGTGAAGGGTATACGATGTTTACACCGACAGTTTGTGATATTTTAGCGGATGATTGGGAAATCGTTCTATAA
- a CDS encoding QueT transporter family protein, with translation MENSVSSSRVNVHETAKVAIVASLYVAVTLVLAVISFGAVQLRLSEMFNYLVLFHKRYIVAVTLGVVIANLFSPMWWIDVPVGGIATLIVLVICRIVTRNMKNLVLKIVVTGIIFTASMFTVAAQLMIVFDLPFWPTYGMVAVGEAFSMLVGGVTIYLLQKKIDFTK, from the coding sequence ATGGAAAATTCTGTTTCATCATCACGTGTCAACGTGCATGAAACAGCTAAAGTTGCGATCGTTGCTTCTCTTTATGTAGCAGTGACGCTTGTTTTGGCTGTCATTAGTTTCGGAGCCGTTCAATTAAGGCTGTCGGAAATGTTTAACTATTTAGTGCTATTCCATAAACGTTACATAGTAGCAGTAACATTAGGTGTAGTCATTGCAAACCTTTTTTCACCAATGTGGTGGATTGATGTACCGGTAGGCGGGATTGCTACACTGATTGTATTAGTTATTTGCCGTATCGTTACAAGAAATATGAAAAACTTAGTGTTAAAAATTGTTGTAACCGGTATTATTTTTACGGCATCCATGTTTACAGTTGCAGCCCAGCTGATGATCGTATTTGATCTGCCATTTTGGCCAACTTACGGAATGGTAGCAGTGGGAGAAGCCTTTTCAATGCTAGTAGGCGGCGTCACAATTTATTTATTGCAAAAGAAAATTGATTTTACAAAATAA
- a CDS encoding 3-oxoacyl-ACP reductase, with protein MGKQFKNKVVVITGAASGIGRAQAAFFLNEGATVIGIDIQKAVIIDDQYHHFVGSVTDQQFIEETIGQIESIDILCNTAGILDGYVPSLETEEALWDKIFNVNVKGMFFVTNAVLKKMLIQKRGVIVNMASIAGMIAGGGGAAYTASKHAVIGYTKQLSYDYCREGIRVNGIAPGAIETPMNAADFEGSGEMAKQVAEQTPAGRWAKPEEVAKVTLFLASEASDYMHATILPVDGGWMNK; from the coding sequence GTGGGAAAGCAATTTAAAAATAAAGTCGTCGTTATAACAGGTGCCGCATCGGGAATCGGACGAGCACAAGCTGCTTTCTTTTTAAATGAAGGGGCAACTGTTATTGGGATCGATATTCAGAAAGCAGTCATAATAGATGACCAGTATCATCACTTTGTAGGAAGTGTAACGGATCAACAGTTTATTGAAGAAACGATTGGACAAATAGAATCAATAGATATTTTATGTAATACTGCCGGTATCCTTGACGGGTATGTCCCTTCACTTGAAACAGAAGAAGCGCTATGGGACAAAATCTTTAATGTGAATGTAAAAGGGATGTTCTTTGTAACGAATGCAGTATTAAAGAAAATGCTTATTCAAAAGCGCGGTGTTATCGTAAATATGGCATCGATTGCTGGAATGATTGCAGGTGGCGGCGGAGCGGCATATACCGCATCCAAACATGCTGTAATCGGTTATACGAAGCAGCTTTCCTATGATTATTGCAGGGAAGGCATACGTGTCAACGGGATTGCGCCGGGCGCGATTGAAACGCCGATGAATGCAGCCGATTTTGAAGGTTCAGGCGAAATGGCGAAGCAAGTAGCAGAGCAAACACCGGCCGGCAGATGGGCGAAACCTGAAGAGGTTGCAAAAGTTACGTTATTTTTAGCGAGTGAAGCAAGCGATTATATGCATGCAACAATTTTACCGGTCGATGGTGGATGGATGAACAAATAA
- a CDS encoding NAD(P)/FAD-dependent oxidoreductase: MDVLDCIIIGGGPAGLSASLVLGRARREVVLFDDNTNRNRVTHEARGFITRDRTNPQEFREIGLKELEDYPSVSYVNATVTEITKDKNNERFIVKASNKKEYMTEKVILATGIQEVFFIPSIRNYYGKSLFSCPYCDGWEQRDKPLVVIAEKEDHVMHLTKLIYNWSQDLIVLTNGLELSKEAASQLKNRNIEIIEDRIKTLIGNDGFLEKIEFESGETLERSFGFVAPTYYRPNKLVEMLGCDVHENGKVITDGVGRTSEKNVYIAGETETARPSSLMISAARGNKAAVSVNVDLTEERF; encoded by the coding sequence ATGGATGTATTGGATTGTATTATAATCGGCGGAGGACCGGCTGGATTAAGTGCCAGTTTAGTTCTAGGCAGGGCTAGAAGAGAGGTTGTATTATTCGATGATAATACGAACCGTAATCGCGTGACGCATGAGGCTCGCGGGTTTATTACACGGGATCGGACCAATCCTCAGGAGTTTAGAGAAATAGGACTAAAAGAATTGGAGGACTATCCATCAGTATCTTACGTAAACGCAACGGTTACTGAAATAACCAAGGATAAAAATAATGAAAGATTTATTGTCAAAGCATCTAATAAGAAGGAGTATATGACTGAAAAAGTTATATTGGCTACAGGCATTCAAGAGGTTTTTTTCATACCGAGTATAAGAAACTATTACGGGAAAAGTTTATTTAGCTGTCCATACTGCGATGGTTGGGAACAGCGGGATAAGCCTTTAGTGGTCATCGCGGAAAAAGAAGATCATGTCATGCATTTGACTAAATTAATATATAACTGGTCGCAGGATTTAATTGTTCTGACAAATGGCCTTGAACTTTCGAAAGAGGCGGCTTCTCAGTTAAAAAACCGGAATATCGAAATAATAGAGGATCGGATAAAAACCTTAATTGGTAATGACGGGTTTCTAGAAAAAATAGAATTTGAATCAGGTGAAACGCTTGAACGATCTTTTGGATTTGTAGCGCCAACGTATTACCGTCCGAATAAGCTTGTGGAAATGTTAGGTTGTGATGTACATGAAAATGGAAAAGTTATAACGGACGGGGTTGGCAGAACTTCTGAGAAAAATGTCTATATCGCAGGAGAAACTGAAACAGCCCGACCGTCTTCATTAATGATTTCAGCTGCCAGAGGAAATAAAGCCGCAGTTTCAGTAAATGTCGATCTTACTGAGGAACGATTTTAA
- a CDS encoding DegV family protein codes for MKRIILSTESGADLPKDLVEKHQIQVVPMHVIMDGKDYLDGELSVEEVFDFYDQTKRIPSTAATNTHEYQDLFTNIRLKFPESIIIHIGYTSKASASFQSAVIAAEDFDDLFLIDALNVTGGLGAVVIHAAKLLEEEPEISHEHLITKIESIVPKTRLAFLPGSLDFLKAGGRVSNIAYIGGALLKIKPCIELKEGKLVSTRKYRGKMDIVAEKLMRDYLNEYNIDRKQLYLIYSIGLDEQIKKRLEKIAKESGFEKVRWMQAGAMISTHAGPGGFGIAGIES; via the coding sequence ATGAAAAGAATTATTTTATCGACTGAGAGTGGTGCGGATTTACCGAAGGACCTAGTTGAAAAACATCAAATTCAAGTAGTACCGATGCACGTTATTATGGATGGAAAAGATTATTTGGATGGTGAGCTGTCTGTAGAAGAGGTTTTTGATTTTTACGATCAAACGAAAAGAATACCGTCTACAGCTGCGACGAATACCCATGAATATCAAGATTTATTTACTAATATTCGATTAAAGTTTCCTGAAAGCATTATTATTCACATAGGCTATACGTCAAAAGCATCTGCTTCCTTTCAAAGTGCGGTAATTGCAGCAGAAGATTTTGACGATCTTTTTTTGATTGATGCATTAAATGTTACGGGTGGACTAGGTGCAGTGGTGATACATGCAGCTAAATTACTTGAAGAAGAGCCTGAGATTAGCCACGAGCACTTAATTACAAAAATCGAATCAATCGTCCCTAAAACAAGGCTAGCTTTCCTGCCTGGAAGTTTAGACTTTTTAAAAGCAGGGGGACGGGTGAGTAATATTGCATATATCGGTGGTGCGTTGCTTAAAATAAAGCCTTGTATCGAGTTAAAAGAAGGTAAGCTTGTTTCAACAAGAAAATACCGTGGCAAGATGGACATTGTTGCAGAAAAACTTATGAGGGATTATTTAAATGAATACAATATTGATAGGAAGCAATTGTATTTAATCTACTCGATAGGACTTGATGAACAGATTAAGAAGCGTCTAGAAAAAATCGCTAAGGAATCGGGCTTCGAAAAAGTAAGATGGATGCAGGCCGGCGCGATGATTTCAACTCATGCGGGTCCTGGAGGATTTGGCATTGCTGGCATAGAATCGTAA
- a CDS encoding dimethylarginine dimethylaminohydrolase family protein yields MVKIISKQSKIVCKSEYGTLKKVVLCEPKYMEIKEVINDVQKKYMQDNIDQDLAIAQHQKFEQTLRNAGVEVIKLPPSKDHPEQVFTRDIGFTIGNQLFVSEMANPIRQGEEEVLAQWLKDNKFSYHNLSDHSIEGGDVIIDGNRVFIGISDRTCKKAIQNLQKELPDYEILPIPFNPKYLHLDCVFNILSSKDALIFPDAFDPKVVNLLSSMYQLIEVSESEQFSMGTNVLSIGQNRVLSLPVNRDVNYQIRQHGYEVLEVDFSEIIKSGGSFRCCSMPIVRQ; encoded by the coding sequence ATGGTAAAAATAATTTCAAAGCAATCCAAAATAGTATGTAAAAGTGAATATGGAACTTTAAAAAAGGTTGTGTTATGCGAACCTAAATATATGGAAATCAAAGAAGTGATTAATGATGTTCAAAAAAAATATATGCAAGATAATATTGATCAAGATCTTGCGATAGCCCAGCATCAAAAGTTTGAACAAACATTACGTAATGCTGGTGTGGAAGTAATTAAACTACCGCCTAGTAAAGACCACCCGGAACAAGTGTTTACACGAGATATTGGTTTTACTATTGGAAATCAGTTGTTTGTTTCAGAGATGGCAAATCCTATCCGTCAAGGGGAAGAGGAAGTACTGGCTCAATGGCTTAAGGACAATAAATTTTCTTACCATAATCTTTCTGATCACTCAATTGAAGGTGGCGATGTGATTATTGATGGCAATCGTGTGTTTATCGGAATTAGTGACCGCACATGCAAAAAGGCCATTCAAAATTTACAAAAAGAACTGCCCGATTACGAAATTCTTCCAATACCGTTTAACCCAAAATACTTACATTTAGACTGTGTATTCAATATTCTTTCATCAAAAGATGCACTTATTTTTCCGGATGCATTCGACCCAAAAGTAGTCAATCTTTTGTCGAGTATGTATCAGTTAATAGAAGTAAGCGAAAGCGAGCAGTTTTCAATGGGGACAAATGTTCTTTCAATCGGACAAAATCGTGTACTAAGCTTGCCGGTTAACCGTGATGTGAATTATCAAATAAGACAGCATGGCTATGAAGTGCTGGAAGTCGACTTTTCAGAAATTATTAAATCGGGCGGCTCGTTCAGATGTTGTTCGATGCCAATTGTAAGGCAGTAA
- a CDS encoding potassium transporter Kef has product MDKIVWISALTYIVLITLLIVIYYVSKGLSRIIVSLIGITALALLTWTLIDNKIMDYQDANIGLGLVFYFVWIVTIFLFLFALIMSFRSKRKR; this is encoded by the coding sequence ATGGATAAAATTGTATGGATATCGGCACTAACTTATATTGTATTAATTACTTTATTAATTGTCATCTATTATGTAAGTAAAGGACTATCCAGAATAATCGTGAGCCTCATCGGTATTACAGCGCTGGCATTATTAACATGGACATTGATCGATAATAAAATAATGGATTATCAGGATGCGAATATCGGGTTGGGATTGGTATTTTATTTTGTATGGATTGTTACTATTTTTCTCTTTTTGTTTGCCCTTATTATGTCATTCCGTTCGAAAAGAAAACGTTAG